One Cellulomonas sp. Y8 DNA segment encodes these proteins:
- a CDS encoding C2 family cysteine protease — MTGVPGDPGRVAAAADTLTSTAGAVRAVGDDLDRTRDRDWDGTAADRYRERVRDLSDRARELGSTMERGARVLSGYAAVLEGQEAAAATARTALASARRRVAAAPLDLLARVDCLRAMRDQNDAVATAQRAAAEAAAALGAVLDGPGSWWDPFGWFDDDSTEPDRRVGPDLLDRASWDPEDIQQGSMGDCYLLAALMGVLNTDDGDAWVRDHIRWDADRAGYWITIYPAGGTPREVFVDHVFDHGATEEDWRVGPFSGNRPGIAALYEAAAYQELGYRELANGGTPEEAMRLLTGQRPTVYEPTSGAGYAGDLSALRTAVDGGRSVVAASQEYAFEVGSSVHEVPVTRRTESGGTETVDGAIATHHAYMVDAVDPDGGVWLRNPWGPGNSLDDGQPFKVSAEDFASVFYNVTVSEGR, encoded by the coding sequence GTGACGGGCGTCCCCGGGGACCCGGGCCGGGTGGCGGCCGCGGCCGACACGCTCACCTCGACCGCGGGTGCCGTGCGCGCCGTCGGCGACGACCTCGACCGCACCCGGGACCGCGACTGGGACGGCACCGCCGCCGACCGGTACCGCGAGCGGGTGCGGGACCTGTCCGACCGGGCCCGCGAGCTCGGGTCCACGATGGAGCGCGGAGCCCGGGTGCTCTCCGGCTACGCCGCCGTCCTCGAGGGGCAGGAGGCCGCCGCCGCCACGGCCCGCACCGCGCTCGCTTCGGCCCGGCGACGCGTCGCCGCCGCTCCGCTCGACCTGCTGGCCCGCGTCGACTGCCTGCGCGCGATGCGCGACCAGAACGACGCCGTCGCCACCGCCCAGCGCGCCGCGGCCGAGGCCGCCGCCGCGCTCGGTGCGGTGCTCGACGGGCCGGGGAGCTGGTGGGACCCGTTCGGCTGGTTCGACGACGACTCCACGGAGCCCGACCGGCGCGTCGGCCCCGACCTGCTCGACCGGGCGTCCTGGGACCCCGAGGACATCCAGCAGGGCTCGATGGGCGACTGCTACCTGCTGGCGGCGCTCATGGGCGTGCTCAACACCGACGACGGTGACGCCTGGGTCCGGGACCACATCCGGTGGGACGCCGACCGCGCGGGCTACTGGATCACGATCTACCCGGCCGGCGGCACGCCGAGGGAGGTCTTCGTCGACCACGTCTTCGACCACGGGGCCACCGAGGAGGACTGGCGCGTCGGGCCGTTCTCGGGCAACCGACCCGGCATCGCGGCGCTCTACGAGGCCGCCGCCTACCAGGAGCTCGGCTACCGGGAGCTCGCGAACGGCGGCACGCCGGAGGAGGCGATGCGGCTGCTCACCGGGCAGCGTCCGACGGTGTACGAGCCGACGAGCGGTGCCGGCTACGCGGGCGACCTGAGCGCGCTGCGCACCGCGGTGGACGGCGGGCGGTCCGTCGTCGCAGCCTCGCAGGAGTATGCCTTCGAGGTGGGCAGCAGCGTGCACGAGGTCCCGGTGACGCGACGCACCGAGAGCGGCGGCACGGAGACGGTCGACGGTGCCATCGCGACGCACCACGCCTACATGGTGGACGCGGTCGACCCCGACGGCGGCGTCTGGCTGCGCAACCCGTGGGGCCCCGGGAACAGCCTGGACGACGGCCAGCCCTTCAAGGTCTCCGCGGAGGACTTCGCCTCGGTGTTCTACAACGTCACGGTCTCGGAGGGACGATGA
- a CDS encoding CAT RNA binding domain-containing protein — MRVVRVFNNNVLLADDGTGAEVVLMGRGIGFQARPGDAVREDDVERTFVAGGSTTPEHIAALLEDIPPSDLDLAQRIVDEARAELGPHITAHVLMPLADHLSYALRRARAGTEIAYPLQWEVLHLYPREVAFARRCLAEVASATGVRLPDLEAVPLALHFVNAQLGGGDGGEMARTFEMTEAFAAALGIVRALHGCVLDEESLEVARFVTHLRYLFVRQARGEAVSGGGSGAALREAVRGEHPRAFDSAVAIAGLLRGRFGWGVGGEEEVYLALHVARLVEGAG; from the coding sequence ATGCGCGTGGTGCGGGTCTTCAACAACAACGTCCTGCTGGCCGACGACGGCACCGGCGCGGAGGTCGTGCTGATGGGCCGCGGCATCGGGTTCCAGGCCCGGCCCGGCGACGCCGTGCGGGAGGACGACGTCGAGCGCACGTTCGTCGCCGGAGGCTCGACCACGCCCGAGCACATCGCGGCACTGCTCGAGGACATCCCCCCGTCGGACCTCGACCTGGCGCAGCGGATCGTCGACGAGGCGCGAGCCGAGCTCGGGCCGCACATCACCGCGCACGTGCTGATGCCGCTCGCGGACCACCTCTCGTACGCGCTGCGCCGGGCGCGCGCGGGGACAGAGATCGCCTACCCGCTGCAGTGGGAGGTGCTGCACCTGTACCCGCGGGAGGTGGCGTTCGCGCGGCGGTGCCTCGCGGAGGTGGCGTCCGCGACCGGCGTCCGACTGCCCGACCTGGAGGCGGTGCCGTTGGCGCTGCACTTCGTGAACGCGCAGCTCGGGGGCGGGGACGGCGGGGAGATGGCGCGGACGTTCGAGATGACCGAGGCGTTCGCGGCGGCGCTCGGGATCGTGCGGGCGCTGCACGGGTGCGTGCTGGACGAGGAGTCGCTGGAGGTGGCGCGATTCGTGACGCACCTGCGGTACCTGTTCGTGCGGCAGGCGCGGGGGGAGGCGGTGTCGGGTGGGGGGTCGGGGGCGGCGCTGCGGGAGGCGGTGCGGGGGGAGCATCCGCGGGCGTTCGACTCGGCGGTGGCGATCGCCGGGCTGCTGCGGGGGCGGTTCGGGTGGGGAGTGGGTGGGGAGGAGGAGGTGTATCTGGCGCTGCATGTGGCGCGGTTGGTGGAGGGGGCGGGGTGA
- a CDS encoding glucose PTS transporter subunit IIA codes for MATASKYQTIADDVLRAVGGVENVVSVTHCATRLRFRLRDRERADKAAVEATRGVITVVEAGGQFQVVIGNTVNSVFEAVAASGVATEAASSGGFLARAIDLVTSIFTPFLWVLAGTGLIKAFLAVGARISPEWGESSTYAIWFTAADAIFQFLPILLAMTAAKRFKANLYTSVAIACALIYSATLPVIPGTDGAEVTLDAFAAGGGELTFLGVPVVMISYLSAVIPTILAVYAQSHLERLLARFAPDALRNFVTPMITLAVIVPVTFLAIGPVSDIVGRGLSSGINTMWDLSPAVGGALMGALWQVFVIFGVHWGLTPVMLQDMVTQGYSLLTGPLFPAVLAQAGAAAAVLIKTRNRDLKGVAGPATISAFLAGITEPAIYGVTLRLKKPFIYACIGGAVGGSIAAAGGSAAEGFILPGAITVTATMGIGNFTMQLIGTGLAIVIAFALTMTLGFTDIPNPPAAEAPKPSGAAGGGVATALRTRVVLAPVAGRVIALDAVPDAVFSSGALGPGAAVVPSAGRVVAPVDGEVITVLPHAYGLQTVDGVEVLVHVGLDTVRMAGEGFAPAVTPGSQVVAGELLGEFDLAAVVAAGYDPSTVVVVTRSPDGVAVTVAGHGSVGEADALLRIG; via the coding sequence GTGGCAACGGCCAGCAAGTACCAGACGATCGCGGACGACGTCCTGCGCGCGGTGGGCGGAGTCGAGAACGTCGTCTCCGTGACGCACTGCGCCACCCGGCTGAGGTTCCGCCTCAGAGACCGCGAGCGCGCCGACAAGGCCGCGGTCGAGGCGACCCGCGGCGTCATCACCGTCGTCGAGGCCGGCGGGCAGTTCCAGGTGGTCATCGGCAACACGGTCAACAGCGTGTTCGAGGCGGTCGCCGCCAGCGGCGTCGCGACGGAGGCGGCGTCCTCCGGCGGGTTCCTCGCGCGGGCCATCGACCTCGTGACGAGCATCTTCACGCCGTTCCTCTGGGTGCTCGCCGGGACGGGCCTGATCAAGGCGTTCCTCGCCGTCGGCGCGCGGATCTCCCCCGAGTGGGGCGAGTCGTCGACGTACGCGATCTGGTTCACCGCGGCCGACGCGATCTTCCAGTTCCTGCCGATCCTGCTCGCGATGACCGCGGCCAAGCGGTTCAAGGCGAACCTCTACACGTCGGTCGCGATCGCCTGCGCGCTCATCTACTCGGCGACGCTCCCGGTGATCCCCGGCACCGACGGCGCCGAGGTGACGCTCGACGCCTTCGCGGCGGGTGGCGGCGAGCTCACGTTCCTCGGCGTCCCGGTCGTCATGATCAGCTACCTGTCCGCGGTCATCCCGACGATCCTCGCGGTCTACGCCCAGTCCCACCTGGAGCGGCTGCTCGCCCGGTTCGCGCCCGACGCGCTGCGGAACTTCGTCACCCCGATGATCACGCTGGCCGTGATCGTCCCGGTCACGTTCCTCGCGATCGGACCGGTGTCCGACATCGTCGGCCGCGGGCTGTCGAGCGGCATCAACACGATGTGGGACCTGAGCCCGGCGGTGGGCGGCGCGCTCATGGGCGCGCTGTGGCAGGTGTTCGTCATCTTCGGGGTCCACTGGGGCCTGACGCCGGTGATGCTGCAGGACATGGTCACGCAGGGGTACTCGCTGCTGACCGGACCGCTGTTCCCCGCCGTCCTCGCCCAGGCGGGCGCCGCGGCCGCCGTCCTGATCAAGACGCGTAACCGCGACCTCAAGGGCGTGGCCGGACCCGCGACGATCTCGGCGTTCCTCGCCGGGATCACCGAGCCCGCGATCTACGGCGTCACGCTGCGACTGAAGAAGCCGTTCATCTACGCCTGCATCGGCGGCGCCGTCGGCGGCTCGATCGCTGCGGCGGGCGGGTCCGCGGCCGAGGGCTTCATCCTCCCGGGCGCGATCACGGTGACCGCGACGATGGGCATCGGCAACTTCACGATGCAGCTGATCGGCACCGGGCTGGCGATCGTCATCGCGTTCGCGCTGACGATGACGCTCGGGTTCACCGACATCCCGAACCCGCCCGCCGCCGAGGCTCCGAAGCCGTCGGGGGCGGCCGGCGGCGGCGTCGCGACGGCGCTCCGGACGCGGGTCGTGCTGGCACCCGTCGCCGGGCGGGTCATCGCGCTCGACGCTGTGCCGGACGCGGTGTTCTCGTCCGGCGCGCTCGGGCCGGGCGCCGCCGTGGTGCCGTCCGCAGGACGCGTGGTCGCGCCGGTCGACGGCGAGGTGATCACCGTCCTCCCGCACGCGTACGGCCTGCAGACCGTCGACGGCGTCGAGGTGCTCGTGCACGTCGGCCTCGACACCGTCCGGATGGCGGGCGAGGGGTTCGCCCCGGCGGTCACGCCCGGGTCGCAGGTGGTCGCCGGTGAGCTGCTGGGCGAGTTCGACCTCGCCGCTGTGGTCGCTGCCGGCTACGACCCCAGCACGGTCGTCGTGGTGACCAGATCGCCGGACGGGGTCGCCGTGACGGTGGCCGGCCACGGCTCGGTCGGCGAGGCCGACGCGTTGCTGCGGATCGGATGA
- a CDS encoding glycoside hydrolase family 1 protein — translation MTTTDTHFPPGFLWGGATAANQCEGAYDEGGKGLSIQDVMPRGIMGPPTDEPTPDNLKLQGIDFYHRYAEDIALLAEMGFRTFRFSIAWARIFPNGDEAEPNEEGLAFYDRVLDECEKHGMEPLVTISHYETPLALARRYDGWVSREMIGHFATYARTLFERYGSRVTYWLTFNEINAVLHAPLLSGAILTPKDELSPADLYQAIHHELVASALATKIAHEVAPDAQVGCMLIAVPAYPLTPSPADALAVMRAQHQTLAFGDVHCRGEYPGYLLRHLRELGVELDITDDDRETLKHTVDFVSFSYYSSICETADPGALEGQSNMMGGVPNPTLVASEWGWQIDPVGLRIVMNQFWDRWRKPLFIVENGLGAVDELVEVDGVRTVVDDYRIAYLNEHLVQVEEALRDGVDVLGYTTWGCIDLVSAGTAQMSKRYGFVYVDRHDDGSGTLERYRKKSFDWYAEVIRTNGGSLER, via the coding sequence GTGACCACCACCGACACCCACTTCCCGCCCGGGTTCCTCTGGGGCGGGGCCACCGCCGCCAACCAGTGCGAGGGCGCGTACGACGAGGGCGGCAAGGGCCTGTCCATCCAGGACGTCATGCCCCGCGGCATCATGGGCCCGCCCACCGACGAGCCGACGCCGGACAACCTCAAGCTGCAGGGCATCGACTTCTACCACCGGTACGCCGAGGACATCGCGCTGCTCGCGGAGATGGGCTTCCGGACGTTCCGGTTCTCGATCGCGTGGGCGCGGATCTTCCCGAACGGCGACGAGGCCGAGCCGAACGAGGAGGGCCTGGCGTTCTACGACCGGGTGCTCGACGAGTGCGAGAAGCACGGCATGGAGCCGCTGGTCACCATCTCCCACTACGAGACCCCGCTGGCGCTGGCGCGGAGGTACGACGGCTGGGTCAGCCGGGAGATGATCGGCCACTTCGCGACGTACGCGCGGACGCTGTTCGAGCGGTACGGGTCGCGCGTGACGTACTGGCTGACGTTCAACGAGATCAACGCCGTGCTGCACGCCCCGCTGCTGAGCGGCGCCATCCTCACGCCCAAGGACGAGCTGTCGCCGGCCGACCTCTACCAGGCGATCCACCACGAGCTCGTGGCCAGCGCCCTCGCCACGAAGATCGCCCACGAGGTCGCCCCGGACGCGCAGGTCGGCTGCATGCTCATCGCGGTGCCGGCGTACCCGCTGACGCCGTCGCCGGCCGACGCGCTCGCCGTGATGCGGGCGCAGCACCAGACGCTGGCGTTCGGGGACGTGCACTGCCGGGGCGAGTACCCCGGGTACCTGCTGCGGCACCTCCGTGAGCTCGGCGTCGAGCTCGACATCACCGACGACGACCGAGAGACGCTGAAGCACACGGTCGACTTCGTGTCGTTCTCCTACTACTCGAGCATCTGCGAGACGGCCGACCCGGGGGCGCTCGAAGGGCAGAGCAACATGATGGGCGGCGTGCCGAACCCGACGCTGGTCGCCAGCGAGTGGGGCTGGCAGATCGACCCTGTCGGCCTGCGCATCGTGATGAACCAGTTCTGGGACCGGTGGCGCAAGCCGCTGTTCATCGTCGAAAACGGGCTCGGGGCCGTCGACGAGCTGGTCGAGGTGGACGGGGTGCGGACCGTGGTCGACGACTACCGGATCGCGTACCTCAACGAGCACCTCGTGCAGGTGGAGGAGGCGCTGCGCGACGGGGTCGACGTGCTCGGCTACACGACGTGGGGCTGCATCGACCTGGTGTCGGCGGGGACGGCGCAGATGAGCAAGCGGTACGGGTTCGTCTACGTCGACCGGCACGACGACGGCTCAGGGACGCTGGAGCGGTACCGGAAGAAGTCGTTCGACTGGTACGCCGAGGTGATCCGGACGAACGGGGGGAGCCTGGAGCGGTAG
- a CDS encoding thermonuclease family protein: MVVILAAVGAVWWALPRLGPIDPADTESAPGAPVRPPSAAGPVPVERVVDGDTIIVLRDGAEERVRLLGIDTPESVKPDSPVECFGPEASARTAELLTGRSVWLESDPTQDSVDQYGRTLAYAWLDESTLVNLLLVAEGFAYEYTYGVPGVHQMALASAQDDASAAGLGLWGTC, translated from the coding sequence GTGGTGGTGATCCTGGCGGCGGTGGGCGCGGTCTGGTGGGCCCTGCCACGCCTCGGCCCGATCGACCCCGCTGACACCGAGAGCGCACCTGGCGCCCCCGTACGACCGCCGTCCGCCGCCGGTCCGGTGCCGGTGGAGCGGGTCGTCGACGGGGACACGATCATCGTGCTCCGCGACGGAGCCGAGGAACGAGTGCGGCTGCTCGGCATCGACACCCCGGAGAGCGTCAAGCCCGACAGCCCCGTCGAGTGCTTCGGCCCCGAGGCCTCCGCGCGCACGGCGGAGCTGTTGACCGGTCGGTCGGTCTGGCTCGAGAGCGACCCCACGCAGGACAGCGTCGACCAGTACGGTCGGACCTTGGCGTACGCCTGGCTAGACGAGTCGACGCTGGTGAACCTGCTGCTCGTCGCTGAGGGGTTCGCCTACGAGTACACCTACGGCGTCCCCGGCGTGCACCAGATGGCACTCGCGTCGGCCCAGGACGACGCCTCTGCAGCCGGACTCGGCCTCTGGGGCACCTGCTAG
- a CDS encoding histone-like nucleoid-structuring protein Lsr2, whose protein sequence is MGMWDWLRPRKRTDEPTAAQLLDQVGPPAPTTRAATPVAVPSPPLTSAPRAVFAVLDVETTGLAAARDRVLELSVVRCDAAGRPIDEWSSRFNPQGPVGATHIHGITAADVADAPLFAAEVATLAGRLSGLVLVAHNARFDLGFLRAEFARAGWAMPWAPSLCTLEESRRHLPSLARRRLPDCCAAAGVRHEGAHSALGDARAAAGLLEAYLGTRRGGAALYDALVAEAAAVAWPDGPTGTVVPAAPVRVVREDRRIREQPREHRRLVQLLDDLAVADAVPTGAPEGTASYVELLAEVLEDGVLTDDEAGALADIAQLWELPPEAVTAAHEAFLLALAGKAVADARVTQAERAELYEVAELLGVDRSRVLASLDAAAARRDARQSEGLAPLPEGWAHGEPLRVGESVVFTGCDEDVRTVLEARAKAAGVRVSGNVSGRTAMLVSDGSFAGTKLADAQRLGTRIVAPELFGVLLDHVQPAAAPTVTATRHGRATPSAPAPAVERVVAARADVAPAVIREWARGQGIVVSDRGRLSADVVARYHDAHPVEVTP, encoded by the coding sequence ATGGGCATGTGGGACTGGCTGCGGCCACGGAAGCGCACGGACGAGCCCACAGCGGCGCAGCTGCTCGACCAGGTCGGGCCTCCCGCGCCGACGACGCGCGCCGCGACGCCGGTGGCGGTCCCCTCGCCGCCCCTCACGTCGGCTCCGCGCGCCGTCTTCGCCGTCCTCGACGTCGAGACGACCGGCCTCGCGGCCGCCCGCGACCGGGTCCTCGAGCTCAGCGTCGTCCGCTGCGACGCCGCGGGCCGGCCGATCGACGAGTGGTCGTCGCGGTTCAACCCGCAGGGCCCGGTCGGCGCCACGCACATCCACGGCATCACCGCCGCGGACGTCGCGGACGCGCCGCTGTTCGCGGCCGAGGTCGCCACGCTGGCGGGCCGGCTGTCCGGGCTCGTGCTCGTCGCCCACAACGCACGGTTCGACCTCGGGTTCCTCCGGGCCGAGTTCGCTCGCGCCGGGTGGGCGATGCCGTGGGCTCCGTCGCTGTGCACGCTCGAGGAGAGCCGCCGCCACCTGCCGTCCCTCGCCCGCCGTCGGCTCCCCGACTGCTGCGCCGCTGCGGGCGTCCGGCACGAGGGTGCGCACTCGGCGCTCGGCGACGCCCGCGCGGCGGCCGGTCTGCTCGAGGCCTACCTGGGCACACGGCGGGGCGGGGCGGCTCTGTATGACGCGCTGGTCGCCGAGGCGGCCGCAGTGGCGTGGCCAGACGGTCCGACCGGGACCGTGGTGCCCGCGGCGCCCGTCCGCGTCGTCCGCGAGGACCGTCGGATCCGCGAGCAGCCCCGGGAGCACCGCCGCCTCGTGCAGCTGCTCGACGACCTCGCGGTGGCGGACGCCGTCCCGACCGGTGCGCCGGAAGGCACGGCCTCGTACGTCGAGCTGCTCGCGGAGGTCCTGGAGGACGGCGTCCTCACCGACGACGAGGCCGGCGCGCTCGCGGACATCGCGCAGCTGTGGGAGCTGCCGCCGGAGGCGGTCACGGCCGCGCACGAGGCGTTCCTGCTCGCGCTCGCGGGCAAGGCGGTCGCCGATGCCCGGGTGACTCAGGCGGAGCGCGCCGAGCTGTACGAGGTGGCCGAGCTGCTGGGTGTGGACCGGAGCCGGGTGCTGGCGTCGCTGGACGCCGCCGCGGCCCGGCGCGACGCCCGGCAGAGCGAAGGGCTGGCGCCGCTGCCCGAGGGTTGGGCACACGGAGAGCCGCTGCGGGTCGGTGAGTCGGTGGTGTTCACCGGGTGCGACGAGGACGTGCGGACGGTGCTTGAGGCGCGGGCCAAGGCCGCAGGCGTGCGGGTCTCAGGGAACGTCTCGGGTCGCACGGCCATGCTCGTGAGCGACGGCAGCTTCGCGGGCACCAAGCTGGCGGACGCGCAGCGCCTCGGCACCCGCATCGTCGCGCCGGAGCTGTTCGGGGTCCTGCTCGACCACGTCCAGCCCGCGGCCGCGCCGACGGTCACCGCGACCAGGCACGGGCGGGCGACCCCGTCGGCCCCGGCGCCTGCGGTCGAGCGCGTGGTGGCGGCGCGCGCCGACGTCGCGCCGGCGGTGATCCGCGAGTGGGCGCGCGGCCAGGGCATCGTGGTGAGCGACCGAGGTCGCCTGTCGGCGGACGTCGTCGCCCGGTACCACGACGCGCACCCGGTGGAGGTGACGCCGTGA
- a CDS encoding alpha-glucuronidase translates to MTPDNAVAVTVHPAWLPDAALAPLRAQPSAVLGAGPCLDTVRSELSTGSSGPAAAEARLVVAPVEAVASPSSIGLDALPEVPAGGHAIVRTADRTVLLGADGPATLRGLYALAREEAVGRMLGRDAVPGTTSSAPEQPLRMLDHWDNMTVHPVMGQIERGYAGGSIFYVDGEVRADLGRVRDYARLLAATGVEAVGINNVNVHAHEARLLTDGLPDVARIADVFRAFGIRIFLSVSFGSPQRLGGLATSDPLDPGVAAWWASTADRVYAAVPDFGGFLIKADSEGQPGPFAYGRSHADGANILAAALRPHGGTVLWRAFVYNHHQDWRDRTTDRARASYDHFAPLDGTFADNVVLQVKHGPMDFQVREPLSPVLAAMPRTRLAIELQVTQEYTGQQRHVCYLAPAWREYLRFPLDGARAVASIVGGSGASSPAGGVAAVSNVGDDAFWTGHPLAQANLYAFGRLAWDSTLTAEDVLDEWIALTFASADADDLARIRSVLHEVMDGSWARYEGYTAPLGVGFMVDPGTHGGPSVDGYEYSRWGTYHFADRDGIGVDRTVATGTGFAGQFPSPWRETYESVETCPDELLLFFHHVPYAHVLRSGKTVIQHIYDSRSDAVEALDAVEASWDSLADLVGGAVPTRFDARVRERLEAQRASAVEWRDQVRSYFWRKSGVKDASGRVVY, encoded by the coding sequence ATGACCCCCGACAACGCCGTCGCCGTCACCGTCCACCCCGCCTGGCTGCCCGACGCGGCCCTGGCCCCGCTGCGCGCGCAGCCGTCCGCCGTCCTCGGCGCCGGGCCGTGCCTCGACACGGTCCGCTCGGAGCTGTCGACCGGCTCCTCGGGCCCGGCCGCCGCCGAGGCGCGGCTGGTCGTCGCGCCGGTCGAGGCGGTCGCGTCGCCGTCGTCGATCGGCCTCGACGCCCTCCCGGAGGTCCCCGCCGGGGGCCACGCGATCGTCCGGACCGCCGACCGCACGGTGCTGCTCGGCGCCGACGGCCCGGCCACGCTGCGCGGGCTGTACGCGCTGGCCCGCGAGGAGGCGGTGGGTCGGATGCTCGGCCGCGACGCGGTGCCCGGGACGACGTCGAGCGCACCCGAGCAGCCGCTCCGCATGCTCGACCACTGGGACAACATGACCGTGCACCCGGTGATGGGCCAGATCGAGCGCGGGTACGCCGGCGGCTCGATCTTCTACGTCGACGGCGAGGTCCGCGCCGACCTGGGCCGGGTCCGCGACTACGCCCGGCTGCTCGCCGCGACCGGCGTCGAGGCGGTCGGCATCAACAACGTCAACGTGCACGCCCACGAGGCCCGGTTGCTGACCGACGGCCTGCCGGACGTCGCCCGCATCGCCGACGTCTTCCGGGCGTTCGGGATCCGGATCTTCCTGTCGGTGTCGTTCGGGTCGCCGCAGCGGCTGGGCGGCCTGGCGACGTCGGACCCCCTGGACCCCGGGGTGGCCGCGTGGTGGGCGTCGACCGCGGACCGCGTCTACGCGGCGGTCCCGGACTTCGGCGGCTTCCTCATCAAGGCCGACTCCGAGGGCCAGCCCGGCCCGTTCGCGTACGGCCGCAGCCACGCCGACGGCGCGAACATACTCGCCGCGGCCCTCCGCCCGCACGGCGGCACCGTCCTGTGGCGGGCGTTCGTCTACAACCACCACCAGGACTGGCGGGACCGCACCACCGACCGCGCGCGGGCGTCGTACGACCACTTCGCACCCCTCGACGGGACGTTCGCCGACAACGTCGTCCTGCAGGTCAAGCACGGGCCGATGGACTTCCAGGTGCGCGAGCCGCTCTCCCCCGTGCTGGCCGCGATGCCGCGCACCCGGCTGGCGATCGAGCTCCAGGTGACGCAGGAGTACACCGGGCAGCAGCGGCACGTCTGCTACCTCGCGCCGGCCTGGCGGGAGTACCTGCGGTTCCCGCTGGACGGTGCGCGGGCGGTGGCGTCGATCGTCGGTGGATCGGGGGCGTCGTCGCCTGCGGGTGGGGTCGCCGCGGTGTCGAACGTCGGGGACGACGCGTTCTGGACCGGGCACCCGCTGGCCCAGGCGAACCTGTACGCGTTCGGGCGGCTGGCGTGGGACTCGACGCTCACGGCCGAGGACGTGCTGGACGAGTGGATCGCGTTGACGTTCGCCTCGGCCGATGCCGACGACCTGGCGCGGATCCGGTCGGTGCTGCACGAGGTCATGGACGGCTCGTGGGCCCGGTACGAGGGGTACACCGCGCCGCTCGGCGTCGGGTTCATGGTCGACCCCGGCACCCACGGCGGGCCGTCCGTCGACGGGTACGAGTACTCGCGCTGGGGGACGTACCACTTCGCCGACCGCGACGGGATCGGGGTCGACCGCACCGTGGCGACCGGGACCGGGTTCGCGGGGCAGTTCCCGTCGCCGTGGCGGGAGACGTACGAGTCGGTCGAGACCTGCCCGGACGAGCTGCTGCTGTTCTTCCACCACGTCCCGTACGCGCACGTGCTCCGGTCGGGGAAGACGGTGATCCAGCACATCTACGACTCGCGTTCTGACGCGGTCGAGGCGCTCGACGCGGTCGAGGCTTCGTGGGACTCGTTGGCGGACCTCGTGGGCGGGGCGGTGCCGACCCGTTTCGACGCGCGGGTGCGGGAGCGGCTGGAGGCGCAGCGGGCGTCGGCCGTGGAGTGGCGGGACCAGGTGCGGAGCTACTTCTGGCGGAAGTCCGGGGTGAAGGACGCGTCGGGGCGGGTCGTGTACTGA